AAGATGGAATTGTAGAAGCTATGGAGAACGGTATTATTGCCGGTTATCCAGTAGTAGATGTCAAGGTAACACTTAATGATGGTAGTTATCACGATGTTGACTCATCTGAAATGGCATTTAAAATTGCTGGTTCAATGGGCTTCAGACAGGGCGCTAAAAGAGCTAAACCTGCTATTTTAGAACCTGTAATGAGTGTTGAAGTTGTAACTCCTGAAGAGTATATGGGAGATGTTATGGGTGATCTTAATGGACGCCGTGGTAAAGTTGAAGGCATGGAGCCAAGAGGTAATGCTCAGGTTGTTAATGCTAATGTACCACTTTCAGAGATGTTTGGTTATTCCACAGATCTTCGTTCTAAAACTCAGGGTAGAGCAACTTATACAATGCAGTTCTCACACTATGAGCAGGCACCAAAAAGTATAACAGAAGAAATTATTGGAGAATAGATAAATTTTCAAGGAGGAATAAAAATGGCAAAAGCAAAATTCGAAAGAAACAAACCACATGTTAACATAGGAACAATAGGACATGTTGACCATGGAAAAACAACACTAACAGCAGCAATCACAAATGTGTTGGCAAACTATGGTGGAGCAGAAGTAAGAGCATTTGATACTATTGATAATGCTCCAGAGGAAAAAGAAAGAGGAATTACAATTGCAACATCTCACGTAGAGTATGAAACAGAAGCAAGACACTATGCTCACGTAGATTGTCCAGGACATGCTGACTATGTAAAGAACATGATTACAGGAGCAGCACAGATGGACGGAGCAATTTTAGTAGTATCTGCAGCAGATGGACCAATGCCACAGACAAGAGAGCATATTCTTTTAGCACGTCAGGTTGGTGTACCATCAATAGTAGTATTCTTAAACAAAGCAGATATGGTAGATGACGAAGAGTTAATCGAGCTTGTAG
This portion of the Halanaerobium saccharolyticum subsp. saccharolyticum DSM 6643 genome encodes:
- a CDS encoding GTP-binding protein, yielding MAKAKFERNKPHVNIGTIGHVDHGKTTLTAAITNVLANYGGAEVRAFDTIDNAPEEKERGITIATSHVEYETEARHYAHVDCPGHADYVKNMITGAAQMDGAILVVSAADGPMPQTREHILLARQVGVPSIVVFLNKADMVDDEELIELV